A section of the Pseudomonas flavescens genome encodes:
- a CDS encoding YifB family Mg chelatase-like AAA ATPase produces the protein MSLAIVHSRAQIGVDAPAVTVEAHLANGLPSLALVGLPETAVKESKDRVRSAILNCALDFPPRRITLNLAPADLPKDGGRFDLAIALGILAASGQLPPDALAPLECLGELALSGTVRAVRGVLPAALAAREAGRTLVVPRENAEEASLASGLTVLAVDHLLELVAHLNGHTPLAPYQAQGLLRQALPYPDLAEVQGQVAAKRALLVAAAGGHNLLLSGPPGTGKTLLASRLPGLLPPLTEEEALQVAAIRSVASHTPLQSWPQRPFRHPHHSASGPALVGGGSRPQPGEITLAHYGVLFLDELPEFDRRVLEVLREPLESGHIVIARARDKVSFPARFQLVAAMNPCPCGFLGDPSGRCRCSAEQIQRYRGKLSGPLLDRIDLHITVARESTALGPTRESGETSATAAARVAAARDIQLRRQGIANAFLDLPGLREHCPLADVDRQWLEHACERLTLSLRSAHRVLKVARTLADLQAQEGINRQHLAEALQYRTNL, from the coding sequence ATGTCATTGGCCATAGTCCACAGCCGCGCCCAGATCGGCGTAGACGCCCCTGCCGTCACCGTAGAGGCCCATCTGGCCAACGGTTTGCCGTCCCTGGCGCTGGTTGGCTTGCCAGAAACGGCGGTCAAGGAAAGCAAGGATCGCGTGCGCAGCGCCATCCTCAATTGCGCACTGGATTTCCCTCCCAGGCGCATTACCCTGAACCTGGCACCAGCCGATCTCCCCAAGGACGGCGGCCGCTTCGACCTGGCCATCGCCCTGGGCATCCTGGCCGCCAGCGGTCAGTTGCCGCCAGACGCGCTGGCTCCTCTCGAATGCCTTGGTGAACTGGCGCTGTCCGGTACGGTACGCGCCGTGCGAGGGGTCCTGCCTGCCGCCCTGGCGGCTCGGGAAGCGGGGCGCACCCTTGTGGTGCCCAGAGAGAATGCCGAAGAGGCCAGCCTGGCGTCCGGGCTGACGGTACTGGCAGTCGATCATCTCCTGGAACTGGTCGCTCACCTGAACGGCCACACGCCGCTGGCGCCGTATCAGGCGCAGGGCCTGCTGCGCCAGGCCCTGCCCTACCCCGACCTGGCCGAGGTGCAGGGCCAGGTCGCCGCCAAGCGAGCGCTGCTGGTTGCCGCCGCTGGCGGCCACAATCTCCTGCTCAGTGGCCCGCCGGGCACTGGCAAGACGCTGCTGGCCAGCCGCCTTCCCGGCCTGTTGCCCCCCCTGACCGAGGAGGAAGCCCTGCAGGTTGCCGCGATTCGCTCCGTCGCCAGCCACACGCCGCTGCAAAGCTGGCCACAAAGACCGTTCAGACATCCCCATCACAGCGCTTCGGGCCCCGCACTGGTGGGCGGTGGCAGCCGGCCACAGCCCGGCGAGATAACCCTTGCCCATTACGGCGTGCTGTTCCTCGACGAGCTTCCCGAGTTCGATCGGCGCGTCCTCGAAGTGCTGAGGGAACCCCTCGAAAGCGGTCATATCGTCATCGCCCGGGCAAGGGACAAAGTCAGTTTCCCCGCCAGGTTCCAGCTCGTTGCCGCCATGAACCCCTGCCCCTGTGGCTTTCTCGGCGATCCCAGCGGTCGCTGCCGCTGCAGCGCCGAGCAGATCCAGCGCTATCGCGGCAAGCTATCCGGCCCGCTGCTCGACCGTATCGACCTGCACATCACCGTCGCCCGCGAGAGCACCGCGCTGGGCCCCACCCGGGAAAGCGGTGAAACCAGCGCCACAGCCGCAGCCCGTGTCGCCGCGGCGCGAGACATCCAGCTGCGCCGCCAGGGCATCGCCAACGCCTTCCTGGACCTGCCGGGGCTGCGCGAACACTGCCCACTGGCCGACGTCGACCGGCAGTGGCTGGAGCACGCTTGCGAACGCCTCACCTTGTCACTGCGCTCTGCGCACCGAGTGCTCAAGGTGGCGCGCACCCTGGCGGATCTGCAGGCGCAGGAGGGGATCAACCGCCAGCATCTGGCCGAAGCCCTGCAGTACCGAACCAACCTCTGA
- a CDS encoding accessory factor UbiK family protein — protein sequence MLPPKALLDALSTQASRLLSGDTPLPRSEIESQLKALLQSTFSKLDLVSREEFDSQMVVLARTRARLEALEAKVLEMESRSAPAQQQTAVE from the coding sequence ATGCTGCCACCCAAAGCTTTGCTCGACGCCCTCAGCACGCAGGCCAGCCGCCTGCTCAGTGGCGACACTCCCCTGCCACGCAGTGAAATCGAAAGCCAGCTCAAGGCACTGCTGCAAAGCACCTTCAGCAAGCTCGATCTGGTCAGCCGCGAAGAATTCGACAGCCAGATGGTCGTGCTGGCCCGCACCCGTGCACGCCTCGAGGCCCTGGAAGCCAAGGTTCTGGAAATGGAGTCGCGCAGCGCCCCCGCGCAGCAGCAAACAGCGGTCGAGTAA
- the glnK gene encoding P-II family nitrogen regulator: MKLVTAIIKPFKLDDVRESLSEIGVQGITVTEVKGFGRQKGHTELYRGAEYVVDFLPKVKIDVAIADDQLDRVIEAITKAANTGKIGDGKIFVVNLEQAIRIRTGETDTDAI, translated from the coding sequence ATGAAACTAGTCACTGCCATCATCAAGCCGTTCAAGCTGGACGACGTCCGCGAGTCGCTGTCGGAAATCGGGGTGCAAGGCATCACCGTGACCGAAGTGAAAGGCTTCGGTCGTCAGAAGGGTCATACCGAGCTGTACCGCGGTGCCGAATACGTCGTCGATTTCCTGCCAAAGGTGAAGATCGACGTGGCCATCGCCGACGATCAGTTGGACCGTGTCATCGAAGCAATCACCAAGGCTGCCAACACCGGCAAGATCGGTGACGGCAAGATTTTCGTCGTAAACCTGGAACAGGCGATCCGCATCCGTACCGGCGAAACCGATACCGACGCGATCTAA
- a CDS encoding ammonium transporter, whose product MTLRKVAGLGALSSLFFPGMAMAQEATLNSGDTAWMLTATALVLFMTIPGLALFYAGMVRSKNVLSVMMQCFAITALMSILWFAYGYSLAFDTTGMEAGVTNFSSFVGGLGNMFLGNLTKESLTAAFPESVFITFQMTFAIITPALIVGAFAERMKFSAMLVFMTVWFTLVYAPIAHMVWGGDGALMWDWGVLDFAGGTVVHINAGIAGLVACIVLGKRKGFPSVAMAPHNLGYTLIGAAMLWVGWFGFNAGSAVAADQTAGMAMLVTQIATAAAALGWMFAEWVAHGKPSALGIASGVVAGLVAITPAAGTVGPMGAMIIGLASGVICFFCATSLKRKLGYDDSLDVFGVHGVGGIVGALLTGIFAAPALGGFGEVENIGLQLWIQFKGVAFTVIYTSIVTFVILKVIDVVMGLRVTEEEESVGLDLAQHNERGYIL is encoded by the coding sequence ATGACTCTGCGAAAAGTCGCAGGGCTCGGAGCCCTTTCGTCCCTGTTTTTCCCCGGCATGGCCATGGCGCAGGAAGCGACGCTGAATTCCGGTGATACAGCCTGGATGCTGACCGCTACCGCCCTTGTCCTGTTCATGACCATTCCCGGCCTGGCGCTGTTCTATGCAGGCATGGTGCGTTCCAAGAACGTTCTGTCGGTCATGATGCAGTGCTTCGCCATCACCGCTTTGATGAGCATCCTGTGGTTCGCCTACGGCTACAGCCTGGCGTTCGACACCACCGGGATGGAAGCCGGCGTGACCAACTTCAGCTCCTTCGTGGGCGGTTTGGGCAACATGTTCCTCGGCAATCTGACCAAGGAGTCGCTGACTGCCGCGTTCCCGGAAAGCGTGTTCATCACCTTCCAGATGACCTTCGCCATCATCACCCCTGCACTGATCGTCGGTGCTTTCGCCGAGCGCATGAAGTTCTCGGCGATGCTGGTGTTCATGACCGTATGGTTCACCCTTGTCTATGCGCCCATCGCGCACATGGTCTGGGGCGGCGACGGTGCCCTGATGTGGGACTGGGGCGTACTGGACTTCGCTGGCGGCACCGTGGTGCACATCAACGCCGGTATCGCCGGTCTGGTGGCGTGCATCGTGCTGGGCAAGCGCAAGGGCTTCCCGAGCGTGGCCATGGCGCCGCACAACCTCGGCTACACCCTGATCGGCGCTGCGATGCTGTGGGTAGGCTGGTTCGGCTTCAACGCCGGCTCCGCTGTCGCCGCTGACCAGACCGCTGGCATGGCCATGCTGGTCACCCAGATCGCCACCGCCGCCGCGGCACTGGGCTGGATGTTCGCCGAGTGGGTCGCCCACGGTAAACCAAGCGCTCTGGGCATCGCCTCCGGCGTGGTCGCAGGCCTGGTCGCCATCACCCCTGCTGCCGGCACCGTCGGCCCGATGGGCGCGATGATCATCGGTCTGGCTTCCGGCGTGATCTGCTTCTTCTGCGCCACCAGCCTCAAGCGCAAGCTGGGCTACGACGACTCTCTGGACGTCTTCGGCGTACACGGCGTGGGCGGCATCGTCGGCGCACTGCTGACCGGTATCTTCGCAGCACCTGCCCTGGGCGGTTTCGGCGAAGTCGAGAACATCGGCCTGCAGCTGTGGATCCAGTTCAAAGGCGTCGCCTTCACCGTGATCTACACCAGCATCGTCACTTTCGTGATCCTCAAGGTCATCGATGTCGTGATGGGCCTGCGTGTCACTGAAGAAGAAGAGTCGGTCGGCCTCGACCTGGCTCAGCACAACGAGCGTGGCTACATCCTGTAA
- a CDS encoding ammonium transporter, with translation MDNTALTALQYGFDTFYFLICGALVMWMAAGFAMLEAGLVRAKNTTEILAKNVALFAIACIMYLLIGYYIMYSSPEGGILPSFGFLIGDENSVESVLAGGEDAPYYAARSDFFFQIVFAATCMSIVSGAVAERMKLWSFIAFAIVMTAIIYPVQGFWKWGGGFLDAAGFLDFAGSSVVHMAGAAAALAGVILLGARKGKYGANGQINAIPGANLPLATLGMFILWMGWFGFNGGSQLKMSTIEDANAVAQVFVNTNMAAAGGLIAALIVARILFGKADLTMAINGALAGLVSITAEPLTPTALQATLIGGVGGVLVVFSILAFDKIRIDDPVGAISVHGAAGIWGTLAVCLTNGEASLGAQLLGIASIFAWVFIASLIVWGIIKAVVGLRVSEEEEYEGVDLVECGMEAYPEFTNKK, from the coding sequence ATGGACAACACAGCACTGACTGCTTTGCAGTACGGTTTCGATACCTTCTACTTCCTGATTTGTGGCGCTCTGGTGATGTGGATGGCCGCTGGCTTCGCCATGCTCGAAGCTGGCCTGGTACGTGCCAAGAACACCACCGAGATTCTCGCCAAGAACGTGGCCCTGTTCGCCATCGCCTGCATCATGTATCTGCTGATCGGCTACTACATCATGTACTCCAGCCCTGAAGGCGGCATCCTGCCGAGCTTCGGCTTTCTGATCGGCGACGAGAACAGCGTCGAGTCCGTGCTGGCCGGTGGCGAAGACGCCCCCTATTACGCCGCACGCTCGGACTTCTTCTTCCAGATCGTGTTCGCTGCCACCTGCATGTCCATCGTGTCCGGTGCCGTGGCAGAGCGCATGAAGCTTTGGTCATTCATCGCCTTCGCCATCGTCATGACCGCGATCATCTACCCGGTCCAGGGCTTCTGGAAATGGGGCGGCGGTTTCCTCGACGCAGCCGGTTTCCTGGATTTCGCGGGTTCCAGCGTCGTGCATATGGCGGGTGCCGCAGCTGCTCTGGCGGGTGTGATTCTGCTCGGTGCGCGCAAGGGCAAATACGGCGCCAATGGCCAGATCAACGCCATCCCGGGCGCCAACCTGCCGCTGGCTACCCTGGGCATGTTCATCCTGTGGATGGGCTGGTTCGGCTTCAATGGTGGCTCGCAACTGAAGATGAGCACCATCGAAGACGCCAACGCCGTGGCTCAGGTGTTCGTCAACACCAACATGGCCGCTGCCGGTGGCCTGATCGCCGCGCTGATCGTGGCGCGTATCCTGTTCGGCAAGGCCGACCTGACCATGGCCATCAACGGTGCGCTGGCCGGCCTGGTGTCGATCACCGCCGAACCGCTGACCCCGACCGCGCTGCAGGCCACCCTGATCGGGGGTGTCGGTGGGGTGCTGGTGGTGTTCTCGATCCTCGCCTTCGACAAGATCAGGATCGACGATCCGGTCGGCGCGATCTCCGTACACGGCGCGGCCGGCATCTGGGGCACCCTGGCCGTGTGCCTGACCAATGGCGAGGCGAGCCTTGGCGCGCAGCTGTTGGGTATCGCCAGCATCTTCGCCTGGGTCTTCATCGCCAGCCTGATCGTCTGGGGCATCATCAAGGCGGTGGTTGGCTTGCGGGTCTCCGAAGAAGAGGAATACGAAGGTGTCGACCTGGTCGAGTGCGGGATGGAAGCCTATCCCGAATTCACCAACAAGAAGTGA
- a CDS encoding secondary thiamine-phosphate synthase enzyme YjbQ — protein MWQQRLITLRPRARGFHLVTDELQDALPELASYRVGLLHLWLQHTSASLTVNENADPAVRRDFERFFRRLVPEDAAGYEHCDEGPDDLPAHFKSSVLGVQLQIPVSDGRLALGTWQGIYLGEHREQGGARRVLATLQGTAN, from the coding sequence ATGTGGCAGCAACGGCTGATCACCCTGCGTCCGCGGGCACGGGGCTTCCATCTCGTAACCGATGAATTGCAGGATGCGTTACCGGAACTGGCGAGCTACAGGGTGGGTCTGTTACACCTGTGGCTGCAGCATACGTCGGCGTCACTGACCGTCAACGAGAATGCGGACCCGGCAGTACGCCGTGACTTCGAGCGCTTTTTTCGCCGTCTCGTCCCTGAGGACGCAGCGGGTTACGAGCACTGCGACGAAGGCCCGGATGATCTGCCGGCGCACTTCAAGTCGAGCGTGTTGGGCGTTCAGTTGCAGATACCCGTGAGTGATGGGCGTCTTGCACTGGGCACCTGGCAAGGGATTTACCTGGGCGAGCACCGTGAGCAGGGTGGTGCGCGCCGAGTGTTGGCGACCTTGCAAGGTACGGCAAATTGA
- the sutA gene encoding transcriptional regulator SutA, whose amino-acid sequence MSDEELEQDELEGAEEDDGEELAAADSDGGDDDSESDSAVPAKGKAKKAVEVDELPSVEAKQKERDALARAMEEFLSRGGKVQEVEPNVVSDPPKKPDSKYGSRPI is encoded by the coding sequence ATGAGCGACGAAGAACTGGAACAAGACGAGCTGGAAGGCGCAGAAGAGGACGACGGCGAGGAGCTGGCGGCCGCGGATAGCGACGGCGGTGATGACGACAGCGAATCCGATAGCGCGGTACCTGCCAAGGGCAAGGCCAAGAAAGCGGTCGAAGTCGACGAGCTGCCGAGTGTCGAAGCCAAGCAGAAGGAACGCGATGCGCTGGCTCGCGCCATGGAAGAGTTCCTGTCCCGTGGTGGCAAGGTGCAGGAAGTGGAGCCCAATGTGGTTTCCGATCCGCCCAAGAAGCCAGACAGCAAATACGGCAGTCGCCCCATCTGA